The Flavobacterium johnsoniae genomic sequence TTTCTTCTTTTGCTTTTACTTTAAATCGATTCGGATCTTTTACAGTTATGAAATTAGGCTCCACACCTTTTAAAGCCAAATTATCAATTGAATCTAAATTTATTCCTGCAGTCGCTTGATGTCCGTTGCATTGCAAATCCAGAAATCTTCCGAGCCAGCCTTCGTTTATATATTTATTAGAATCGGTTGCCGTCTGCCAAATTTCCTGACTTCTAAAATGGGAACGAATAGGCTCTGGATAACCGACATTTTGAATTATTGTTAAATCTCCGTTTTGCTGCATTTGAGCAAAATCTTTTAACGAAGGATGAAATGCCATTCCTTTATTCTTCCCAACAACAACATCTTTATTTAAAGCGATTTTCGTTCGTAAATCATAATATAATGGATCGTCGTATGGAATAAAAGTATTCAATCCGTCGTTTCCGCCATTCAATTGCACAAAAACAATACATTGCTCTCCCACAACCAAATTGCTCTGAGAACCGAAAGCGTGTAAAAAATCAGGAAGCACAAGCAATCCGCCTGTGAAAGTTCCTGTCAATGTTAGAAAATTTCTTCTGTTCATGATTACTGCTTTTTAGATTAATTGATATTCGGGCAATTTTGTGATGTAATTAAAAAGTCTGACCACAGCAAAATCAGCATGCGGGTCTTTGGGATCAAAATCGTATTTCAAAAGATTTTCCATGTCTTTTTGAGCCGAATCGCTTACATTAAATAAAAGTCGTTCCGATAATTCCGAAATGATGGTTTTGTTATTTCCATCAGAATCAAAAGCTACTTTGACATCGATTTTCTCATATTCCGATTTTTCTTTTTCAACTCCATTCGTCATCGTTTTCAAAACTCTTCGATTCAGACTTTTCCCACTGCATAGCAAATCGGCTGTATTGTTTCTTTGCAGATAAATTTGCGACGTCAGCCATGAATTTCCGCCATCCCAACCTTTTACATTTACCTGATTATACAAATCCATTCCCTGCTGTCTTAAAAATACAGCAATAACGGCATCGTCTAAATCTTTTATCTCCAATTCATCGCAAAGCTGTAAAATATAAACCAGCGGATCTTTTATTTTATTTCCTGAATTCTCTTTTTTAAATTCTTCGGTAAAAATTTTAGTCAGCAATGGCTGAATTTCAAACTTTTCTTTTCGGAAATAATCGCCATAATAAACCACTAAATCTTCAGGCGGATTATCATACACAAACCATTTCAGAATTTTTCGGGTAATGAGATACGGAATGTTTTTCTGTTCGAAAATAATATCGACCAAATCGTCTGATTTCCAGTTTCCAGTTTTTCTGAAGTAAATTTTATCGCTGTTATCTTCAATGTTTTTTCTATAAACTGCTCCTTCATCGCCAACATTTAAACCAGCCAAAGCTTTTGCGCCATTTTTAATATCGTCTTCGGTATAATTTCCAATTCCGATTGTGAATAGTTCAAGTAATTCTCGGCTTAAATTTTCATTTACTTTTCCTTTTTTATTATCGCCATTGTCGAGATAACGAACCATTGCGTTAGATTTCAGAATCTGTTTGGTCAATTCTTTA encodes the following:
- a CDS encoding DUF1800 domain-containing protein, translating into MKKSSLWSLRLGFSGKQASKIEKLGLEKFLKQSYNSKFDTSLPSFLDDDPKTLLELKELRESIKMADSEAKKKILKKEVYSAVEFRKWWISKMRNDEFPLRENMVCFWHNHFVSTSQKVKINYWIYQHNMILRENAFGNFKELTKQILKSNAMVRYLDNGDNKKGKVNENLSRELLELFTIGIGNYTEDDIKNGAKALAGLNVGDEGAVYRKNIEDNSDKIYFRKTGNWKSDDLVDIIFEQKNIPYLITRKILKWFVYDNPPEDLVVYYGDYFRKEKFEIQPLLTKIFTEEFKKENSGNKIKDPLVYILQLCDELEIKDLDDAVIAVFLRQQGMDLYNQVNVKGWDGGNSWLTSQIYLQRNNTADLLCSGKSLNRRVLKTMTNGVEKEKSEYEKIDVKVAFDSDGNNKTIISELSERLLFNVSDSAQKDMENLLKYDFDPKDPHADFAVVRLFNYITKLPEYQLI